GCGGGCGGTGACCGCGTACGGGAGGGTGCCGCTGTACCAGTCCTCCATGAGCGCGTCGCCGAGCTGCCCGATCACCGCGATCTTCGTCACGCCGTCGAGCGGCAGCACCCCGTCGTTCTTCAGCAGCACGAACGAGCGCCGCGCCGCCTCCCCGGCCAGCGCCTGGTGCTCGGGGCAGTTGACCACGTTCCCGTTGACGTCGTCGTACGGCGTCCCCGGGTCGAACTCCCCCAGCCGGAACCTGATCGACAGCGCGTGACGGACGGCGCCGTCCACGTCCTCCTCGCTCATCAGGCCCTTCGCGAGCGCCTCGCGCAGGTGGCCGAGCGTGACCTCGGAGCGGTCGTCGTCCTGGGTGAAGCTGTCGAGCCCCGCCTTGATCGCGTGCGCGTACGCCTCGGGCAGCGTGTCGTGATAGCCCTGGAGCGCGGTGAGGTTGCCCGGCGCGTACGCGTCGCTGACCACCAGCAGGTCGTCGGGCGCCCACGCCCGCAGCACCTGCCCGATCAGCGGGCTGAGGTGCGCCGGGCGGCCGTTGACCAGGTTGTACGACGGCATGACCGCCACGGCCACGCCCTGCTCGATGGCCGGCCTGAAGGCGGGCAGCTCGTACTCGTGCAGCACCCTCGGCGGCAGGTTGCTGGAGGTCGTGCAGCGGTCGGTCTCGTTGTTGTAGGCGAGGAAGTGCTTGAGCGTCGGGGCGGTCTTCAGAATTTCGGGAGCGCTCCCACTGAGTCCGCGCGCATAGGCCGCGGCCATGACCCCGGTCAACCACGGATCCTCGGAGTAACCCTCCTCGTTCCGCCCCCAGCGGGGGTCGCGCAGCGGGTTCACCACGGGGGCCCACACGTTGCGGCCCGCGCCCGCCGGGTCCTTGTGGTGGAAGGCCAGCACCTCGTCACTGGTCGCCTCGCCCACCCTGCGCACGAGGTCGGGGTCCCACGTCGAGGCGAGCCCGACGGCCTGGGGGAAGACGGTGGCCGTGCCGAGCCAGGCCAGCCCGTGCAGCGCCTCGGTGCCCGTGCGGAACGCCCCTACGCCCAGCCGCTCGACCGGGGCCTGGTACTGGTGCAGCAGACCCACCTTCTCCTCGAGGGTCAGCCGGCACACCAGGTCGTCGATCCGGTCGGGAATCGGAACAGCGGGGTCGCGGAAGGGTTCTTGCATGGTCATCCCTCTGAGAGTGTCGAAGCGCTTCGACGACCGGCCTCGGGAAGTTACGCGGACATTTCGGTGGATTTACTGAAGAGTGCCCGCCCCCGTGACCCAGGTCAAGGGACTCGGGGCAATCTTCCTGAATCTATGGAGTCCAGCACTCTCGCTGCGCCGCCGAGCGCCGCCGCGTCATGGCCCAGCGTCGAGGCCACCACCTGGCAGCCGCCGGCCTCCGCGGCGATCACGCGGTCGGCCATTTCGTCCTGGACGGCGGGCAGGAGCCACGGCGTCAGCGGGACGTAGTAGCCGCCGAGGATCACCACCTCGGGATTGAGCAGGTTCGCCAGGATGGACACTCCTTGGCCGAGACTGCGGCCCACCGACTCCAGCGTCGCCAGGGTGGCGGGGTCGCCGGCGCGGGCCAGCCGTACGGACTCCTCGATCTCCACCTGGATCTCGGCCGGCGACGGGTCCCTGCCCAGCACGGCGCCCAACCCCGCCATGACCTCCAGGCAGCCGCGGCGCCCGCAGTGGCACTCGGGGCCGTCGGGGTCGAGCTGGACGTGGCCGATCTCGCCGCTGAACCCGAGGCGCCCACGGCGCAGCCGCCCGTCGAGGATGATGCCCGCGCCCACGCCGATCTCGCCGGTGAGGTAGATCAGGTCGGAGGCGCCGGAGTGGGCGCCGAAGCGCTGCTCGGCCAGGGCGGCGAGGTTGGCGTCGTTGTCCACCTGGATGGTGAAGCCGGGGTCGCGCAGCGCCTTGGCCAGGTCGCCGCTCAGGTCCGCGTCACGCCAGCCCAGGTTGGGCGCGAACCGGACACTTCCGGCCGTGTCGACCAGCCCAGGCACGGCCACGCTCAGCCCGAGCACCTGCCGCTCCTGCTTGGCCATCCGGTTGACCACCCGGCGCACGACGGCCGCCACCGTGGCCACCCCCTGCCCGGCGGGCTCCGCCGAGTCGAAGGAACGCCGCCATGACAGCAGCCGCTCCCCCGCCAGGTCGACGGCCACGGCCGTGATGTAGCCGACGTTGATCTCCATCCCGATCGCCGCGTACGGCGAGCCGTCCAGGACCAGCATCGTCGCAGGACGCCCGACCCGGTTCTCCGTCAGCCCGATCTCGCGCACCAGCCGCCGGTCGATCAGGTCGGCCACCAGGCTGGAGACGGTCGCCTTGTTGAGTCCGGTGGAGGCGGCGATGTCCGCCCGGGAGCAGGGCGCGTGCTCGCGCACGAAGCGCAGCACCACCGCGAGGTTGGTGGCCCGGACGTCGGCGAAGTCCGCCGGCCGTGGGTTGGTGGAAGAAGTGATCAAATCAGCCCCGTTCCCCGCTCTGGCGTGACCATAGGATGCCGCATCGCGGGCCCGGCCACCAATCGGGCGCGATCCCTTGTGGCGGCGGGTCACCCTCCGTTAATTTGTTTGATTGATAGACGAACTAACTCTAGCTCGGAGTCCCCCCACCCCGGAAGGGAGCACGCCGTGAGTTCCACAACTCGGCGCGGATTCCTCACCCTGGCCGGCGTGACGCTGATGTCCGCCGCCTGCAGCCAGCCCGTGGCCCGCAAGGGCACTGGGAAGGCCGAGGCCGTCGACAAGCTGGCCCAGCTGCTGCCCAAGCACATCCCCTACAAGGGCGTCACCCCCGACGTGAACACGCCGATCGCGATCGGCTTCAATACCTACCCGAAGAACCTGGTCAAGGCCGTCCCGCAAACCCCCGGAGCCGGCGGGAGCTATACGGCGATCACCCCGCTCTGGGGGCCGCCGCCGCCAAGTCCGAACCCCTACTACGACCTGGTCAACAAGTCGCTCGGGGCCACGGTCAAGTTCCAGATCATCGACGGCAACAGCTTCGCGGACAAGATCGCGCCAATCCTCGCGGCGGGCAACGTCGGTGACCTCACCGCCATCCCCGCCTTCGTCCTCCAGAAGCTCGGCGACTTCAACCGCCAGGCGGACAAGCTCTTCCTCGACCTCGGCCCCTACCTGTCCGGCGACAAATCGGCGCAGTACCCGATGCTCGCCGCGATCTCCGAGGAGGCCTGGGCGTTCGGCGTGTGGAACGGCAAGCTCATGTCCGTCCCACACCCGGGCCAGGGCCCGGCCCGCATGACGTACTACCGCAAGGACATCTTCGACACGCTCGGCGCCAAGCTCTGGAACAACGCCGACGAGCTGTTCGAGCTGGGCAAGCAGCTCACCGACAAGTCCAAGAAGCGCTGGGCGTTCGCCACGCTCCACCAGGAGATCGAGCGGGCCTTCCGGGTGCCGTCGAAGTGGCGGTTGGCGAACGGCAAGCTCGAGCACAAGTACGAGACGAAGGAGTACGCCGACGCCGTCGCCTTCATGCGCAAGCTGTTCGAGGCGGAGCTGGTCCACCCCAGGGTGGTCGCGGCGGGATCGGCCAACGACCCGAGCAAGGAGCTGTTCGAGGGTGGCCAGGCACTGATCTTCGATGACGGGACCGGCGCCTGGCACGAGGCCATCAGCCGCCAGGCGCCGGTCAACCCCGCCTTCAACATGCAGCCCCACAACTGGACCGCCGACGGCGGCAAGCCCTACGGGTGGTACTCCGACCCGGCCTGGATGTTCGTCTTCCTGAAGAAGGACCTGCCCAAGGAGAAGGTCGAGGAGCTCCTCCGCATACTGAACTGGCTGGCCGCGCCCATCGGCACGCAGGAGTACCACACCTGGAAGTACGGCGTGGAAGGCACGGACTGGAAGGACAAGGACGCCAACGGCTTCCCCGTCTACACCAAGAAGGGCCAGCAGGAGGCGCAGCCGGCCACCTACTTCTTCCTGGCCAACCAGGTCGAGCCCATGGCTCCCTACACGCCCGACTACATCAAGACGTACGGAGACTACCTCGACGTCTGGTCCCAAAGCGTGGAGGACTACCCGTTCAAGGGCCTGCGCACCCAGGACCCGTCGCGGATGGCCGCCGCGCAGCAGCCGCTGGAGGACAAGGTCCTCGACATCGTCAAGGGCCGCCGCCCCCTGTCCGACCTGTCGACCGTCGTGCAGCAGTGGCGGGACGCGGGCGGCGAGGAGGCCCGGACGTTCTACACGAAGGTGCTGAAGGACAATGGCCGCATCTAGCGGCCAGACAGCTGTGGACACCGCCGTTCCCGCCGCGGCCACCACACGCGGGAGGCGGAAAGCCGGGGCCCTGCGCACCAGGCTGCGGCGGGACTGGCAACTGCTGCTCCTGACGCTTCCGGCCCTCGCGCTGCTCCTGGTGTTCCACTATGTCCCCACGCTGGGGAACGTCATCGCGTTCCAGGACTACTCGACGGTGGACGGGATCCTGGGCAGCCCGTGGGTCGGGTTCGGCAACTTCGTCTACCTGCTCGGCGATCCGGCCTTCTGGCACGCCGCGCGCAACACCCTCACGATCACCGCGTTCCAGCTCGTCTTCTACTTCCCCGTGCCGATCGCGCTGGCGATCCTGCTCAACAGCGTGCTGCGGCCACGGTTGCGGGCGCTCATCCAGAACGTCGTGTACCTGCCGCACTTCTTCTCCTGGGTGCTGGTGGTCACGGTGTTCCAGGACATGCTGGGCGGGGCGGGGCTGCTCGCGCAGGAGCTCGACAAGCACGGGTTCGAGGGCTTCGACCTGGCCACCCAGCCCAAGACGTTCCTCCTCCTGGTGACGGCGCAGTCGGTGTGGAAGGACGCCGGCTGGGGCATGATCATCTTCCTGGCCGCACTCAGCACGATCGACCCGAACCTGTACGAGGCGTCGGCGGTCGACGGAGCGTCCAGGTGGCGGCGGATGTGGCACATCACGCTGCCCGGCCTCCGGCCGGTCATCATCCTGCTGCTGATCCTGCGGTTGGGCGACGCGCTCAACGTCGGGTTCGAACAGTTCCTGATCCAGCGGTCCGCTGTGGGCGCCGACGCGGCCGAGGTGATCGACACCTACGTCTACTGGCTCGGCCTGCAGACCGCCGACTACAGCATCGGGGCGGCGGCCAGCCTCTTCAAGGGCGTGATCGGCCTGACCCTCATCCTGATCTCCAACAAGATCGCACACCGGCTCGGCGAACAGGGAATCTATCAGCGCTCATGACAGTATTTCCCAATTTTCCCGACGGCCTCCTGCGCTCCGCTCCTCGTCCGCTGGCGCTCCCTGCGATGCTCACTCCGGAGGCCGTCTCATGACGACCATCACACGCTCGCGGCTCCGGCCCACCTGGGACGACGAGCCGTCCATCGCCGGCAAGCTCACCAAGGCGGTCGGCCTCGTCATCATGGTGCTCGTCGTCGTCTTCCCGATCTACGTCGTGGTGCTGACGAGCATCTCCTCCGGGAAGGCCATCAACGAGGCGGGCGGCCTCGTGATGATCCCCGACGGGTTCAGCTTCCAGGCCTACGCCGAGGTGCTCGGTGGCGGCGTGGTGGTCAAGGCGCTCCTCGTCAGCATCGGCGTCACCGCCGTCGGCACGGCCATCAGCCTGAGCGTTACCGCCATGGCCGCCTACGGGTTGTCGCGTCCAGGCTCGTTCCTGCATCGGCCACTGCTGTTCGCGGTGTTGGCGACCTTCCTGTTCGGACCCGGCATCATCCCCTCATACCTGCTGGTCAACAGCCTGGGCCTGATCGACAGTTACTGGTCGCTGATCCTTCCCGGCGCCATCTCGGCCTTCAACCTGGTCGTGCTGCGCTCGTTCTTCATGGGCATCCCCGGAGAGGTGATCGAGAGCGCCAAGATCGAGGGAGCGAGCGACTTCCTCATCTTCCGCAAGATCGTGCTGCCGCTGTCCAAGGCGGCGCTGGCGGTGATCGGCCTGTTCTACGCGGTGTCGTACTGGAACGCGTTCTTCAACGCCATGCTCTACCTCAATGACAGCGCCAAGTGGCCCTTGCAGCTGGTGCTGCGGACCTACGTGCTGGACGGCGCCCCCATGCAGACCGCCTCGGGCACGGTGGACGCCAGCAGCCTGGGCCTGGCCGCCGTCCCGGTCACCTCCGTCCGGATGGCGGTCCTCGTGCTGGCCATGATCCCGGTCGCCGCCATCTACCCGTTCGTCCAGCGCCACTTCATCAAGGGCGTCATAGTCGGCGCGGTCAAAGGCTGAGCCCGTCCCGGGGCCGAAAAGCACGGGGCCTCCGCCAGGGAGGCGCTTCGCGCGAGTCGGCTCCGGACCGCGTTCTCCAGGGGGCTCACGCCCCCTTCTACCCCCGTACCACCCCGCTCGCCGTCCCCATCCGTTGGCCGGTCACCGGGCAAGCCTGCTGGAGCCCACCCCAAGCCCCGGTTCGCTTGCC
The nucleotide sequence above comes from Nonomuraea helvata. Encoded proteins:
- a CDS encoding ROK family transcriptional regulator; protein product: MITSSTNPRPADFADVRATNLAVVLRFVREHAPCSRADIAASTGLNKATVSSLVADLIDRRLVREIGLTENRVGRPATMLVLDGSPYAAIGMEINVGYITAVAVDLAGERLLSWRRSFDSAEPAGQGVATVAAVVRRVVNRMAKQERQVLGLSVAVPGLVDTAGSVRFAPNLGWRDADLSGDLAKALRDPGFTIQVDNDANLAALAEQRFGAHSGASDLIYLTGEIGVGAGIILDGRLRRGRLGFSGEIGHVQLDPDGPECHCGRRGCLEVMAGLGAVLGRDPSPAEIQVEIEESVRLARAGDPATLATLESVGRSLGQGVSILANLLNPEVVILGGYYVPLTPWLLPAVQDEMADRVIAAEAGGCQVVASTLGHDAAALGGAARVLDSIDSGRLPRVP
- a CDS encoding sugar ABC transporter substrate-binding protein; protein product: MSSTTRRGFLTLAGVTLMSAACSQPVARKGTGKAEAVDKLAQLLPKHIPYKGVTPDVNTPIAIGFNTYPKNLVKAVPQTPGAGGSYTAITPLWGPPPPSPNPYYDLVNKSLGATVKFQIIDGNSFADKIAPILAAGNVGDLTAIPAFVLQKLGDFNRQADKLFLDLGPYLSGDKSAQYPMLAAISEEAWAFGVWNGKLMSVPHPGQGPARMTYYRKDIFDTLGAKLWNNADELFELGKQLTDKSKKRWAFATLHQEIERAFRVPSKWRLANGKLEHKYETKEYADAVAFMRKLFEAELVHPRVVAAGSANDPSKELFEGGQALIFDDGTGAWHEAISRQAPVNPAFNMQPHNWTADGGKPYGWYSDPAWMFVFLKKDLPKEKVEELLRILNWLAAPIGTQEYHTWKYGVEGTDWKDKDANGFPVYTKKGQQEAQPATYFFLANQVEPMAPYTPDYIKTYGDYLDVWSQSVEDYPFKGLRTQDPSRMAAAQQPLEDKVLDIVKGRRPLSDLSTVVQQWRDAGGEEARTFYTKVLKDNGRI
- a CDS encoding ABC transporter permease; the protein is MAASSGQTAVDTAVPAAATTRGRRKAGALRTRLRRDWQLLLLTLPALALLLVFHYVPTLGNVIAFQDYSTVDGILGSPWVGFGNFVYLLGDPAFWHAARNTLTITAFQLVFYFPVPIALAILLNSVLRPRLRALIQNVVYLPHFFSWVLVVTVFQDMLGGAGLLAQELDKHGFEGFDLATQPKTFLLLVTAQSVWKDAGWGMIIFLAALSTIDPNLYEASAVDGASRWRRMWHITLPGLRPVIILLLILRLGDALNVGFEQFLIQRSAVGADAAEVIDTYVYWLGLQTADYSIGAAASLFKGVIGLTLILISNKIAHRLGEQGIYQRS
- a CDS encoding carbohydrate ABC transporter permease, which translates into the protein MTTITRSRLRPTWDDEPSIAGKLTKAVGLVIMVLVVVFPIYVVVLTSISSGKAINEAGGLVMIPDGFSFQAYAEVLGGGVVVKALLVSIGVTAVGTAISLSVTAMAAYGLSRPGSFLHRPLLFAVLATFLFGPGIIPSYLLVNSLGLIDSYWSLILPGAISAFNLVVLRSFFMGIPGEVIESAKIEGASDFLIFRKIVLPLSKAALAVIGLFYAVSYWNAFFNAMLYLNDSAKWPLQLVLRTYVLDGAPMQTASGTVDASSLGLAAVPVTSVRMAVLVLAMIPVAAIYPFVQRHFIKGVIVGAVKG